From Pungitius pungitius chromosome 9, fPunPun2.1, whole genome shotgun sequence, one genomic window encodes:
- the kdm2aa gene encoding lysine (K)-specific demethylase 2Aa isoform X1, which yields MADSKPRQSKRLRASTRRRYHDDGISDEEIDGKRMFDLAEKVHSERFSSDRILRMEGRDLTYEFIQRGGLRDPIIFDKPDGLGIKMPDPDFSVNDVKMFVGSRRMIDVMDVSTQKGTEMSMAQWTRYYETPPSLREKLYNVISLEFSHTKLENLVQRPATVDLIDWVDNMWPRHLKERQRDSTNSITDMQYPKVQKYCLMSVEGCYTDFHIDFGGTSVWYHILRGGKVFWLIPPTPQNLELYENWVLSGKQGDIFLGDRASDCQRIELKQGCTFIIPSGWIHAVYTPTDSMVFGGNFLHSFNIPMQLSICNIEDRTRVPLKFRYPFYYEMCWYVLERYVFSMTKTSYLTPEFQKHTLGIGLKKPCGSDAVSEPMLMEEEEEEEEGCSEEEASEQQSDKPAVKVLLTAFELEGMWNLLGKLEALPSNKKCVPAGIHNAPALITHIKALLKEHANDNQKLSFTGIPIVKWPKRPKWYQPPPPPPPPPRPKFPSTPIIPRPQKPASSMSVLRRRRVRCKRCEACMRPECGDCNFCRDMKKFGGPGKLKQTCVLRQCLSPGLPLSAVCEICKEPNQEESGDPSLTLMECSNCAQIVHPACLTVQGEGVVNKDLPSCWECPKCVQGITDPESSGSDESLAAGHPQLNRPPGPLVLRLGPGASATLGGPVGTHQDGEVVRCGFFSPHSPLPSCSSSSSASLLLVAAPLPSQPISSRLQYKGDRSEGVPAKRKSSTLLDARMAKIYRRQRHSRDGDDSASDDDEDDDEAPHRGKMALNSRGSHSSRRGFGANRRSLLRGSSAHRGSRGGLVSSGSSGALKLKRGMGMREGGRRGRGVRLRGGSRMQRRDESEESDDDDDDDDDDDEDDDDDEDDEEEDSEDLDKERLHCQRRRKHRTDDDDDEDSEGQEFDREEEEMDMLEDEDEEDEEEEGRWDSDPEPPVLLVSDLNDDLLSGSYLTVTLQRPHKAKTHAGSIVPKLEAAMGLRTAGGAAGLQGFIQRKTAPSKASRLRSTDTTSDGVTPRGPGRPRLRGDHRGFRDHSSTSSEEEEAAAPPASSALSPPSLLSLPSFKDVGNERGGEKEVWVSVFSYLNRAELLACMTVCKAWYKWTCDKRLWSHVDVSRCSPLSNLALAGIIKRQPTSLDLSWTPLAKRQLNCLLTRLPGLRELRVAGLSWPCLSAMVSPTLPYLRLLDLRWCEGMKDAQIKEILIPPGSESSRSRLRNMVTLRLSGLDISDSTLRLLQRHMPQLERLDLAHCKDITDSSIALLAAAGTHTRNSLTELTLAGCSELTDGCLSYLKRLSSLALLDLRGCKSISRRACDAFISDLSHIALYCMMEEKLIQRLD from the exons ATGGCTGATTCTAAACCAAGGCAAAGCAAAAGGCTG CGGGCCAGTACCCGGCGACGTTACCATGACGATGGCATTTCAGATGAGGAGATTGATGGAAAGAGAATGTTTGACCTGGCGGAGAAAGTCCACAGTGAGAGGTTCAGCTCTGACCGGATCCTGCGTATGGAGGGAAGAG actTAACATATGAGTTCATCCAGAGAGGCGGCTTGAGAGACCCAATCATCTTTGACAAGCCTGATGGATTGGGGATCAA GATGCCTGATCCTGACTTCAGCGTCAATGATGTCAAGATGTTTGTTG GCAGCAGACGGATGATCGATGTGATGGATGTGAGCACTCAGAAGGGGACGGAGATGTCCATGGCCCAATGGACACGTTACTATGAGACTCCGCCGTCTCTAAGAGAAAAGCTTTATAATGTTATCAGCCTCGAGTTCAGCCACACTAAGCTGGAGAACCTGGTTCAAAGACCTGCCACg gTCGATCTAATAGATTGGGTTGACAACATGTGGCCTCGTCACCTgaaggaaagacagagagactcAACCAACTCTATCACTGACATGCAATACCCCAAAGTTCAGAA ATACTGTCTGATGAGTGTTGAGGGCTGCTACACTGACTTTCACATTGACTTTGGAGGGACCTCGGTGTGGTACCACATTCTCAGAGGAGGCAAG gtgtTCTGGCTGATCCCCCCCACTCCTCAGAACCTGGAGCTGTATGAGAACTGGGTGCTGTCAGGGAAACAGGGGGACATATTCCTCGGAGACAGAGCATCTGACTGCCAAAGGATTGAGCTAAAGCAGGGCTGCACCTTCATCATACCTTCAG GTTGGATTCATGCCGTCTACACCCCAACGGACTCCATGGTGTTTGGGGGAAACTTCCTGCACAGCTTCAACATCCCCATGCAACTTAGCATCTGTAATATAGAAGACAGAACACGG GTTCCTTTGAAGTTCCGTTACCCCTTCTACTACGAGATGTGCTGGTACGTGCTGGAGCGCTATGTCTTCAGCATGACAAAGACTTCCTACCTCACCCCAGAGTTTCAGAAGCACACACTGGGCATTG GTCTGAAAAAGCCGTGCGGCTCAGATGCAGTCAGTGAGCCGATGCtaatggaggaggaagaagaggaagaggagggttgCAGTGAAGAAGAGGCCTCGGAGCAGCAGTCCGACAAGCCTGCAGTGAAAGTTCTGTTGACTGCCTTCGAGTTGGAGGGAATGTGGAACCTGCTGGGTAAACTGGAGGCGCTGCCCTCCAACAAAAAGTGCGTCCCAGCAGGCATACACAACGCCCCGGCACTCATCACACACATAAAG GCTCTGCTGAAGGAACATGCCAATGACAATCAGAAGCTCTCCTTCACCGGAATTCCTATCGTCAAGTGGCCGAAGCGA CCCAAATGGTAccagcctcctcccccccctccacctcctcctcgtcctaaATTTCCGTCTACTCCCATAATCCCACGACCCCAGAAACCGGCCTCCTCCATGTCCGTGCTGAGACGGCGCAGGGTCAG GTGTAAGCGCTGTGAAGCCTGTATGAGACCAGAGTGTGGAGATTGTAACTTCTGCAGAGACATGAAGAAGTTTGGAGGGCCGGGGAAACTCAAGCAGACCTGTGTTCTACGACAGTGTCTCTCT CCGGGCCTTCCTCTGTCTGCAGTGTGTGAGATCTGCAAGGAGCCTAATCAGGAGGAATCTGGAGACCCCTCCCTAACTCTGATGGAATGTTCCAACTGTGCACAGATAGTCCACCCTGCCTGCCTCACG GTGCAGGGGGAAGGAGTGGTGAATAAAGACCTTCCTAGTTGCTGGGAGTGTCCAAAGTGTGTCCAAGGGATCACTGACCCCGAG TCATCAGGCAGCGATGAATCGTTGGCTGCCGgccacccgcagctcaaccgtCCCCCAGGCCCCCTGGTTCTCAGACTGGGCCCCGGGGCCTCTGCTACATTAGGGGGTCCTGTGGGTACCCACCAGGATGGGGAGGTGGTCCGCTGTGGTTTCTTCTCTCCCcattctcctcttccttcctgctcttcctcctcctcagcgtcACTTCTTTTGGTGGCGGCCCCTCTGCcttctcagccaatcagctcgAGACTG CAGTACAAAGGAGACAGAAGTGAAGGCGTTCCAGCG AAACGTAAATCTTCCACCCTGCTGGATGCTCGCATGGCAAAAATCTACCGACGGCAGAGACACAGCCGCGACGGAGATGACTCCGCCAGTGACGACGACGAAGACGACGATGAAG CTCCTCACAGAGGGAAGATGGCTCTAAATTCCCGGGGCAGCCACTCCTCCAGGAGGGGGTTTGGTGCCAACCGGAGAAGCCTGCTGAGAGGAAGCTCGGCccacagaggaagcagaggagggcTCGTGTCTTCTGGCTCCTCCGGCGCCCTCAAGCTAAAGCGGGGGATGggcatgagggagggagggcggaggGGGCGAGGGGTGAGGTTGAGGGGAGGCTCTCGGATGCAGCGAAGAGACGAATCCGAGGAGTcggacgacgatgacgacgacgacgatgacgacgatgaggatgacgatgatgatgaggatgacgaAGAAGAGGACAGTGAAGATCTGGACAAAGAGAGACTGCATTGCCAGCGTAGAAGGAAGCACAggactgatgatgatgatgatgaggacagTGAGGGACAGGAGTTTGACCGCGAAGAAGAGGAAATGGACATgctggaagatgaagatgaggaggacgaggaggaggaagggcgcTGGGATTCGGACCCAGAACCTCCAGTCCTCCTTGTTTCAGATCTAAATGATGACCTGCTGAGTGGCTCCTATCTGACTGTCACTCTACAGCGCCCCCACAAGGCCAAGACACACGCTG GCTCCATTGTTCCAAAGCTAGAGGCAGCCATGGGTCTGAGGACAGCCGGAGGGGCTGCTGGTCTCCAGGGCTTCATCCAGAGAAAGACTGCGCCATCCAAAGCTTCCAGACTCCGGAGCACTGACACCACCTCTGACGGAGTAACCCCAAGAGGACCTGGCAG GCCACGTCTGCGGGGTGACCACAGAGGCTTTAGGGATCACTCCTCAACTTcttcagaggaagaagaggccgctgctcctcctgcgTCCTCCGCTCTGTCTCCGCCTTCCCTGCTGTCCCTGCCGTCCTTCAAGGATGTGGGTAacgagagaggaggggaaaaggaggTGTGGGTGTCTGTTTTCAGCTACTTGAACAGAGCCGAGCTGCTGGCCTGCATGACCGTCTGCAAGGCCTGGTACAAGTG GACCTGTGACAAGCGTCTGTGGAGTCACGTGGACGTGAGTCGGTGCAGCCCGCTCAGTAACCTGGCACTGGCCGGCATCATTAAACGACAGCCAACCTCTCTGGACCTGTCCTGGACCCCCCTGGCCAAGAGACAGCTCAACTGTCTGCTCACAAGGCTCCCAG gtCTCAGGGAGCTGAGGGTAGCTGGTCTGTCCTGGCCCTGTCTGTCAGCAATGGTCTCTCCCACTCTGCCCTACCTGCGGCTGCTGGACCTGCGCTGGTGTGAAGGCATGAAAGATGCCCAAATTAAAGAGATCCTCATCCCACCTG GTTCTGAGTCGTCTCGCAGCAGGCTGAGGAACATGGTGACGCTGCGTCTGTCTGGCCTAGACATCAGCGATTCCACTCTCAGACTGCTCCAACGCCACATGCCCCAGCTGGAGAGACTGGACCTGGCTCACTGCAAGGACATAACAGATTCCTCTATCGCCCTGCTGGCAGCAGCTGGGACTCACACCCGCAACAGTCTCACAGAACTCACACTGGCAG GCTGCAGTGAGCTGACAGACGGCTGTCTGTCTTACCTGAAGCGTCTTTCCTCTCTGGCTCTGCTGGACCTCAGAGGCTGTAAGAGCATCAGCAGACGAGCCTGTGACGCCTTCATCTCTGACCTGTCGCACATTGCCCTCTACTGTATGATGGAGGAGAAGTTAATCCAGCGGCTGGattaa
- the kdm2aa gene encoding lysine (K)-specific demethylase 2Aa isoform X4, with product MADSKPRQSKRLRASTRRRYHDDGISDEEIDGKRMFDLAEKVHSERFSSDRILRMEGRDLTYEFIQRGGLRDPIIFDKPDGLGIKMPDPDFSVNDVKMFVGSRRMIDVMDVSTQKGTEMSMAQWTRYYETPPSLREKLYNVISLEFSHTKLENLVQRPATVDLIDWVDNMWPRHLKERQRDSTNSITDMQYPKVQKYCLMSVEGCYTDFHIDFGGTSVWYHILRGGKVFWLIPPTPQNLELYENWVLSGKQGDIFLGDRASDCQRIELKQGCTFIIPSGWIHAVYTPTDSMVFGGNFLHSFNIPMQLSICNIEDRTRVPLKFRYPFYYEMCWYVLERYVFSMTKTSYLTPEFQKHTLGIGLKKPCGSDAVSEPMLMEEEEEEEEGCSEEEASEQQSDKPAVKVLLTAFELEGMWNLLGKLEALPSNKKCVPAGIHNAPALITHIKALLKEHANDNQKLSFTGIPIVKWPKRPKWYQPPPPPPPPPRPKFPSTPIIPRPQKPASSMSVLRRRRVRCKRCEACMRPECGDCNFCRDMKKFGGPGKLKQTCVLRQCLSPGLPLSAVCEICKEPNQEESGDPSLTLMECSNCAQIVHPACLTVQGEGVVNKDLPSCWECPKCVQGITDPEQYKGDRSEGVPAKRKSSTLLDARMAKIYRRQRHSRDGDDSASDDDEDDDEAPHRGKMALNSRGSHSSRRGFGANRRSLLRGSSAHRGSRGGLVSSGSSGALKLKRGMGMREGGRRGRGVRLRGGSRMQRRDESEESDDDDDDDDDDDEDDDDDEDDEEEDSEDLDKERLHCQRRRKHRTDDDDDEDSEGQEFDREEEEMDMLEDEDEEDEEEEGRWDSDPEPPVLLVSDLNDDLLSGSYLTVTLQRPHKAKTHAGSIVPKLEAAMGLRTAGGAAGLQGFIQRKTAPSKASRLRSTDTTSDGVTPRGPGRPRLRGDHRGFRDHSSTSSEEEEAAAPPASSALSPPSLLSLPSFKDVGNERGGEKEVWVSVFSYLNRAELLACMTVCKAWYKWTCDKRLWSHVDVSRCSPLSNLALAGIIKRQPTSLDLSWTPLAKRQLNCLLTRLPGLRELRVAGLSWPCLSAMVSPTLPYLRLLDLRWCEGMKDAQIKEILIPPGSESSRSRLRNMVTLRLSGLDISDSTLRLLQRHMPQLERLDLAHCKDITDSSIALLAAAGTHTRNSLTELTLAGCSELTDGCLSYLKRLSSLALLDLRGCKSISRRACDAFISDLSHIALYCMMEEKLIQRLD from the exons ATGGCTGATTCTAAACCAAGGCAAAGCAAAAGGCTG CGGGCCAGTACCCGGCGACGTTACCATGACGATGGCATTTCAGATGAGGAGATTGATGGAAAGAGAATGTTTGACCTGGCGGAGAAAGTCCACAGTGAGAGGTTCAGCTCTGACCGGATCCTGCGTATGGAGGGAAGAG actTAACATATGAGTTCATCCAGAGAGGCGGCTTGAGAGACCCAATCATCTTTGACAAGCCTGATGGATTGGGGATCAA GATGCCTGATCCTGACTTCAGCGTCAATGATGTCAAGATGTTTGTTG GCAGCAGACGGATGATCGATGTGATGGATGTGAGCACTCAGAAGGGGACGGAGATGTCCATGGCCCAATGGACACGTTACTATGAGACTCCGCCGTCTCTAAGAGAAAAGCTTTATAATGTTATCAGCCTCGAGTTCAGCCACACTAAGCTGGAGAACCTGGTTCAAAGACCTGCCACg gTCGATCTAATAGATTGGGTTGACAACATGTGGCCTCGTCACCTgaaggaaagacagagagactcAACCAACTCTATCACTGACATGCAATACCCCAAAGTTCAGAA ATACTGTCTGATGAGTGTTGAGGGCTGCTACACTGACTTTCACATTGACTTTGGAGGGACCTCGGTGTGGTACCACATTCTCAGAGGAGGCAAG gtgtTCTGGCTGATCCCCCCCACTCCTCAGAACCTGGAGCTGTATGAGAACTGGGTGCTGTCAGGGAAACAGGGGGACATATTCCTCGGAGACAGAGCATCTGACTGCCAAAGGATTGAGCTAAAGCAGGGCTGCACCTTCATCATACCTTCAG GTTGGATTCATGCCGTCTACACCCCAACGGACTCCATGGTGTTTGGGGGAAACTTCCTGCACAGCTTCAACATCCCCATGCAACTTAGCATCTGTAATATAGAAGACAGAACACGG GTTCCTTTGAAGTTCCGTTACCCCTTCTACTACGAGATGTGCTGGTACGTGCTGGAGCGCTATGTCTTCAGCATGACAAAGACTTCCTACCTCACCCCAGAGTTTCAGAAGCACACACTGGGCATTG GTCTGAAAAAGCCGTGCGGCTCAGATGCAGTCAGTGAGCCGATGCtaatggaggaggaagaagaggaagaggagggttgCAGTGAAGAAGAGGCCTCGGAGCAGCAGTCCGACAAGCCTGCAGTGAAAGTTCTGTTGACTGCCTTCGAGTTGGAGGGAATGTGGAACCTGCTGGGTAAACTGGAGGCGCTGCCCTCCAACAAAAAGTGCGTCCCAGCAGGCATACACAACGCCCCGGCACTCATCACACACATAAAG GCTCTGCTGAAGGAACATGCCAATGACAATCAGAAGCTCTCCTTCACCGGAATTCCTATCGTCAAGTGGCCGAAGCGA CCCAAATGGTAccagcctcctcccccccctccacctcctcctcgtcctaaATTTCCGTCTACTCCCATAATCCCACGACCCCAGAAACCGGCCTCCTCCATGTCCGTGCTGAGACGGCGCAGGGTCAG GTGTAAGCGCTGTGAAGCCTGTATGAGACCAGAGTGTGGAGATTGTAACTTCTGCAGAGACATGAAGAAGTTTGGAGGGCCGGGGAAACTCAAGCAGACCTGTGTTCTACGACAGTGTCTCTCT CCGGGCCTTCCTCTGTCTGCAGTGTGTGAGATCTGCAAGGAGCCTAATCAGGAGGAATCTGGAGACCCCTCCCTAACTCTGATGGAATGTTCCAACTGTGCACAGATAGTCCACCCTGCCTGCCTCACG GTGCAGGGGGAAGGAGTGGTGAATAAAGACCTTCCTAGTTGCTGGGAGTGTCCAAAGTGTGTCCAAGGGATCACTGACCCCGAG CAGTACAAAGGAGACAGAAGTGAAGGCGTTCCAGCG AAACGTAAATCTTCCACCCTGCTGGATGCTCGCATGGCAAAAATCTACCGACGGCAGAGACACAGCCGCGACGGAGATGACTCCGCCAGTGACGACGACGAAGACGACGATGAAG CTCCTCACAGAGGGAAGATGGCTCTAAATTCCCGGGGCAGCCACTCCTCCAGGAGGGGGTTTGGTGCCAACCGGAGAAGCCTGCTGAGAGGAAGCTCGGCccacagaggaagcagaggagggcTCGTGTCTTCTGGCTCCTCCGGCGCCCTCAAGCTAAAGCGGGGGATGggcatgagggagggagggcggaggGGGCGAGGGGTGAGGTTGAGGGGAGGCTCTCGGATGCAGCGAAGAGACGAATCCGAGGAGTcggacgacgatgacgacgacgacgatgacgacgatgaggatgacgatgatgatgaggatgacgaAGAAGAGGACAGTGAAGATCTGGACAAAGAGAGACTGCATTGCCAGCGTAGAAGGAAGCACAggactgatgatgatgatgatgaggacagTGAGGGACAGGAGTTTGACCGCGAAGAAGAGGAAATGGACATgctggaagatgaagatgaggaggacgaggaggaggaagggcgcTGGGATTCGGACCCAGAACCTCCAGTCCTCCTTGTTTCAGATCTAAATGATGACCTGCTGAGTGGCTCCTATCTGACTGTCACTCTACAGCGCCCCCACAAGGCCAAGACACACGCTG GCTCCATTGTTCCAAAGCTAGAGGCAGCCATGGGTCTGAGGACAGCCGGAGGGGCTGCTGGTCTCCAGGGCTTCATCCAGAGAAAGACTGCGCCATCCAAAGCTTCCAGACTCCGGAGCACTGACACCACCTCTGACGGAGTAACCCCAAGAGGACCTGGCAG GCCACGTCTGCGGGGTGACCACAGAGGCTTTAGGGATCACTCCTCAACTTcttcagaggaagaagaggccgctgctcctcctgcgTCCTCCGCTCTGTCTCCGCCTTCCCTGCTGTCCCTGCCGTCCTTCAAGGATGTGGGTAacgagagaggaggggaaaaggaggTGTGGGTGTCTGTTTTCAGCTACTTGAACAGAGCCGAGCTGCTGGCCTGCATGACCGTCTGCAAGGCCTGGTACAAGTG GACCTGTGACAAGCGTCTGTGGAGTCACGTGGACGTGAGTCGGTGCAGCCCGCTCAGTAACCTGGCACTGGCCGGCATCATTAAACGACAGCCAACCTCTCTGGACCTGTCCTGGACCCCCCTGGCCAAGAGACAGCTCAACTGTCTGCTCACAAGGCTCCCAG gtCTCAGGGAGCTGAGGGTAGCTGGTCTGTCCTGGCCCTGTCTGTCAGCAATGGTCTCTCCCACTCTGCCCTACCTGCGGCTGCTGGACCTGCGCTGGTGTGAAGGCATGAAAGATGCCCAAATTAAAGAGATCCTCATCCCACCTG GTTCTGAGTCGTCTCGCAGCAGGCTGAGGAACATGGTGACGCTGCGTCTGTCTGGCCTAGACATCAGCGATTCCACTCTCAGACTGCTCCAACGCCACATGCCCCAGCTGGAGAGACTGGACCTGGCTCACTGCAAGGACATAACAGATTCCTCTATCGCCCTGCTGGCAGCAGCTGGGACTCACACCCGCAACAGTCTCACAGAACTCACACTGGCAG GCTGCAGTGAGCTGACAGACGGCTGTCTGTCTTACCTGAAGCGTCTTTCCTCTCTGGCTCTGCTGGACCTCAGAGGCTGTAAGAGCATCAGCAGACGAGCCTGTGACGCCTTCATCTCTGACCTGTCGCACATTGCCCTCTACTGTATGATGGAGGAGAAGTTAATCCAGCGGCTGGattaa